Proteins encoded within one genomic window of Triticum aestivum cultivar Chinese Spring chromosome 2D, IWGSC CS RefSeq v2.1, whole genome shotgun sequence:
- the LOC123050056 gene encoding anthocyanidin 5,3-O-glucosyltransferase-like has translation MAAPNNTSTPKKLIVIYSPPGMPGHLFPAVELGKLLVAQGLEVTVVLGGEDNHGAGGSFLAGIEAASPSLSVRCLPRATLPSDVPAGSFEAKIFGLARASDPDLRDFLLSASPAPVALVIDFFCSSALDVGVELGIPTYFLHTTCIASVAFCLYQAAIHEQTALSFQDLGSDLLHVPGLPPIPADHLPAFILDRDSLSSKFFLGASERLCNSQGLIVNSCRSLEPRATDAIVSGLCTLTGRRTPPLYCIGPLIKPDEAGTQQRHECLAWLDGQPKASVVFLSFGSLGWFSAEQIKQMAAGLETSGQRFLWVVRRPTGDEHQPAGDLNTLFPEGFLHRTKERALVVMSWVPQQAVLAHGAVGGFVTHCGWNSVLEAVMAGVPMLAWPLYAEQHTNKVFLVEEMRLAVAIEGYDKEMVEAQEVAVKVRWLIESDGGRELRQRTLAAMRQVKEALDDGGESRTALLNLAREWKNTGDSGNYATMD, from the coding sequence ATGGCAGCCCCAAACAATACTAGCACTCCAAAGAAGCTGATTGTCATCTACTCTCCGCCGGGGATGCCGGGCCACCTGTTCCCAGCCGTGGAGCTGGGCAAGCTACTCGTGGCGCAGGGCCTCGAGGTCACCGTCGTCCTCGGCGGGGAGGATAACCACGGCGCCGGTGGTTCCTTCCTCGCCGGCATCGAGGCTGCCAGCCCGTCATTGTCCGTCCGCTGCCTCCCCCGTGCCACGCTCCCCTCCGACGTGCCCGCCGGGAGTTTCGAGGCAAAGATTTTCGGGCTCGCGCGCGCCTCCGACCCGGACCTCCGCGACTTCCTCCTGTCCGCCTCCCCGGCCCCGGTAGCACTCGTCATCGATTTCTTCTGCAGCAGCGCGCTGGACGTCGGCGTCGAGCTCGGCATCCCGACCTACTTCCTTCACACCACTTGCATCGCCAGCGTCGCCTTCTGTCTCTACCAAGCAGCCATCCATGAGCAGACCGCTCTGAGCTTCCAAGACCTCGGCAGTGACCTTTTGCACGTCCCGGGATTACCACCGATACCAGCAGATCACCTGCCCGCGTTTATCCTCGATCGCGACAGCTTGAGCAGTAAGTTCTTCCTGGGCGCATCCGAACGTTTGTGCAACTCGCAGGGCCTTATTGTCAACAGCTGCCGCTCCTTGGAGCCGCGCGCCACCGATGCCATCGTCTCCGGCCTCTGCACGCTCACCGGGCGACGAACACCGCCGCTGTACTGCATAGGGCCGCTGATAAAGCCCGACGAGGCTGGGACGCAGCAGCGCCACGAGTGTCTCGCGTGGCTCGATGGCCAGCCGAAGGCAAGTGTGGTATTTCTCAGTTTCGGCAGCTTGGGGTGGTTCAGCGCTGAGCAGATCAAGCAGATGGCGGCGGGGCTGGAGACGAGTGGGCAACGGTTCTTGTGGGTTGTCCGGCGCCCGACCGGCGATGAGCACCAGCCTGCCGGCGACCTCAACACGCTTTTTCCAGAAGGCTTCCTGCACCGGACGAAGGAGAGGGCACTGGTGGTCATGTCGTGGGTGCCGCAGCAGGCAGTGCTGGCGCACGGCGCGGTGGGCGGGTTCGTGACACACTGCGGATGGAACTCGGTGCTGGAGGCGGTCATGGCGGGGGTGCCGATGCTGGCGTGGCCTCTGTACGCCGAGCAGCACACAAACAAGGTGTTCTTGGTCGAGGAGATGCGGCTGGCCGTGGCCATTGAAGGGTATGACAAAGAAATGGTGGAAGCCCAGGAGGTGGCGGTGAAGGTGAGGTGGCTGATTGAGTCCGATGGTGGGCGGGAGCTCCGGCAGCGGACGCTCGCGGCCATGCGGCAAGTGAAGGAGGCGCTGGACGACGGTGGTGAGTCAAGAACAGCGTTGCTGAACCTTGCGAGAGAGTGGAAAAACACTGGCGATAGTGGAAATTATGCAACCATGGACTGA